In the genome of Thermoproteus tenax Kra 1, the window GCCGAGTCTAGGTATGTGAAGTTGTTAGAGAACGTGGGCACAGACCCTAAGTACTACGTTGTAGTGGGACCATGAGGAGGCCCTACCCAGCGCTGATAAGCATCGGCATAGCCGCGTTAGGCGCCTTGTTGATATCCATAGGATATATGGCTAGGTCCGTCGAGGAGATACCCTGGGGCCTCCTAGTGCCGGGATATGTTTATTTTGCTCTAATGGCCACCGGCTCCAGCATCGTTAATTCAATATACACAGTTTTTGGCTACAAGGGTCCAGACAACGAATTAGAGAGGATCATAAAGTTAGGGATATGGTTTTCGCTGATAACTATAGTCCCCGCGTGGATTATGATATTGTTAGATTTGAGGAATCCGCTCTCTGCCTTGAATATATTTATCCACTATAATAACGGCGGCATCACTCTATTCTTCCAGTACAAGTCGGGCATAACTTGGATGGCTACTCTGTATATGTTATTCGCGCTGACTCTGATGATAGAACTTATTTATTTCATCAGAAGCGGAGTCTCCGAGAAGCTGAGACGGATGAAGGCCCTAGAGTTTGGCATAGCATTAGCTGTATTAATAGTTACAGTAGTGCTTCATAGCAATCTGGGCCAAGTCTTTGGCAACGTCGTCGCAATACCTGGATGGTACGGCCCCCACATGGCGTTGTATTTCATAGCAAGCGCTATAGCTATCGGCGCAAGCGGCCAAGCTCTGTTCATAGGCTATTACGCGGGAGGGCTCGGAATAAGAGAGTTTGTAGCCAGATATTACGCAAGGATTTTGA includes:
- the nrfD gene encoding NrfD/PsrC family molybdoenzyme membrane anchor subunit; translation: MRRPYPALISIGIAALGALLISIGYMARSVEEIPWGLLVPGYVYFALMATGSSIVNSIYTVFGYKGPDNELERIIKLGIWFSLITIVPAWIMILLDLRNPLSALNIFIHYNNGGITLFFQYKSGITWMATLYMLFALTLMIELIYFIRSGVSEKLRRMKALEFGIALAVLIVTVVLHSNLGQVFGNVVAIPGWYGPHMALYFIASAIAIGASGQALFIGYYAGGLGIREFVARYYARILMITIPVLAFIKGWMIINAWYNPASWQAYRLIINSPDFYIFELALLLIAPFILATMAYYKKDLKLTLSAALLVAVAGFVDKYDLIIKPQEAPLALSLGAWAQLGSIHYIPSISQIEIAAGSVLLYLALLILGTLILPLKPGEKPKALYIFK